The genome window TTCATCCAAAAAACCAGAAGAAGTGGCAAGGGGAACTTTGATAACATTGCATCAGAAGTTAGGCCAAGAGTGATGGTCAAGAAGGGGGTGCAAGATAAACAAGAAAACCTAGATTAACAGAGAAGTTGGCCATGATTACAGAAAGTCAGTTTTGCTAGAACAGAAATGAGAGATGCAGATAGCCTAAAGACACACCTAGAAACAATTACTGAACCTATAAGATGTACATAACACCTAAAAGGAGGACCAGACAGAACAGAAAAAGAACTTTGCTACCGACATCCGACTCCGAACAACAGATCAACTACCTAAATTTCAGAGACAATGAAGATGATGGCAGGTACCACCATATTCAGTTAACATGCAAAGCCATAAGCTACCCATAAGTTAATTGCTACCACCTATACAGGTTAAAACAGCAGATATGTATATACAAAACTCTAAGTCCTCCGTTTCCTTTAGTCATCAATGATATCCAAGTGGAGAATTCGTCTCAAATTCTCCGTAGCAGTGGCATTGTTAAGAAGAAAGTCGTTGACAGGAGAAGTGGACTCTCTGGTAGGAGAAGAGGGGGCTGATTTTGACATAGGTTGGAGAGTAATGTCCGATTTTGGAACTGGGATTTCAAGAGACACACTGCGCTTTTGACGCAGGGAAAATTTTGGAATTGGCAAAGAACTGGGAGGAGGTGAATTTGAGTAGGCTGGTCCTGCCCAAAGCTCACAGTAAGAGAGATCAACGGTAAAGGTGGCACCTTTTGGAGTAGGTGGGGGGTTTATGGGGATGGGTTTGCTTCTCCTACTTCTTTTGGGCGGTTCAGAGTAAGAGCCCGAAGATTTGCGTTCCAGATGACTATTAAATGAGAAAACTTCAGAGGGAGGCGACTGCAAAATAGCCCCACCGGACTGAAAGGTCCGGCAACTGATCACTCTGAAGCCTTTTGAGGGCGAGGAACCAAAATGATCGGTTATCCGGGACTTGTTCCTGCTGCAATATTGGTTCCGATGATGCGCAACGGCAACTAGTGTCTCCATACCCAGACGGTGATGCTTTGGCAACCAGAACTGGTCACTTCAATATGAATCTTTCGCAAAAACCTAACAATAAGTGAAGAGCAGGTAAAAATCAAAGGTAAAATAGCTCCAATCCAAATGAAAATAAAGTACATATCGTTCCAAAACATCATCAAACACTAATAATACGATTACTATACCGTGTAAACTCGAGATTCTACGATCGAAACGTCGGAAAGCCTCAGTAAATCCCAGATTCTCGCCCGTCGAAAAACGGAGGACCTTAAACCAAAATAAATCGCCCAACCCAGCCACCAGAACACAATCAAaatccttcctttcttttttttccttcaccCTCGCCGGTAGATCCGAACAAAACGAACCCTGGAACCAGAGATCCAGCAACAAAAACATCAGATCACTAGAAAACAGCAAGTAAATCGACAAACAGCAGAATCCATCGCACCTTTTCATCGACAGAACAGGAATCTGCTTGATGTCTTTGGGTTTGACCCGTCACGAACGAAGACCCGTATTTATCCAGCGGAGAAACACCGGAGGCACCAAGATCTCCAGGAAAACTACGAGCACGATCGGAACCCTGAGGGGTAACGATCAAGGGGAGACGAAAGGGATCTAGTACAGAAATccggggaaatgaagcagaagttTGCAGCTTGATTTCTTCTTCCCTAGGCGAGGAGCTTTGGACCGACCGAGAACCAACCCCGGATGTGAAATGAAACTCCAATTTGGATTTAAGAGCGCACCGACCCATCTCACGGAAGCCAGACGTGTGCATATGTTCGCATATGAAAATTATATGCAAATTACTTTTCTACCGTCCATTTTGCATAAAGGAGCATCGTGAACCACACATCACGAATAATGATTGATGAACGGTAAGACCGCATATGAACTCGCGTGCACATTGACAAAATCGGCTATTGGAGCAGGTTAACATAAATGTCCAAGAAACTTCACTGTTTTAAATTACATTCTGCCACTTCCACAATTCCGTGATGAACGCAAAAGGGGAATTGATTACTGATACGCCAACTCCTTACCCTACCTTCCTTCAACCAGACGGCAAGGCGCAGAAGGCGAGATGCTGAAACAACACAGTCTCTTTGCGGGACCCGCCAAGGTAACTTATATAGGAAGCGGGTAGAAAACTTTTTCCGATTGGAAAACTCTCGCTAGGTCGAGATATTTCTACGCTCGCGCGGTGGAGCCACTTGGAGTGTTTTTGATTGCCTGCAGCTCCATGATAGTGTGGTCCCACAGGGTGAGAAAGTGGGCCGTACGGTCCGAAAACGTTGAAGCTAAATGGACCGTCGTGGATTAGGCCTTTATTGGACCGCATCGAACCTACGTGGTCGACCCACCATCCGGTGGGAATAAGCGAACCCTAATGCGAACTAAaaccaccttcttcttcttcttcttcttcttcttcgtggtGTGGTTTGGATTCATCGCACATATAAAGGAAGGAAAGAGGAAACCGGCGGCCGCGAGGGTTGGAGGCGAGAAGCGATGAGAACCGTGCTGGTCGAGCTGGAGGAAGTTCTGCGGTCCAAATCCGAGAGGGTGAGCGTGTTCTCTTTCTAAAGCTAGGCATCCAATCCTTCGGATGTTCTTGATCGATCAGTATGTCCTCTCTCTAAAGTTAGGGTATTACTTGATGTTCTTGATTTGTGGATTGATCATTCCTTCCTAAATATAATACCTACTGATGTTCTTGATCGATGGATTGATCATTCCTTTCCAAATATCCTTCCTAAAACTAGTGTTTCAATTTCCTGGGGTGTTCTTGATCGATCCATTGATCGATCGATGTGCCCTCTCGCTAAAGTTAGGGTATCAATCTTACATAGGTCTTGATCGATGGATTGATCATTCTTTCCCAAATGTCCCTTCCAAAACTAGGGTTCGACTATCAGGGAATGTCCATGATAGATTTGTCGATCATCCCCTCCCA of Musa acuminata AAA Group cultivar baxijiao chromosome BXJ2-3, Cavendish_Baxijiao_AAA, whole genome shotgun sequence contains these proteins:
- the LOC103978823 gene encoding uncharacterized protein LOC103978823 — its product is METLVAVAHHRNQYCSRNKSRITDHFGSSPSKGFRVISCRTFQSGGAILQSPPSEVFSFNSHLERKSSGSYSEPPKRSRRSKPIPINPPPTPKGATFTVDLSYCELWAGPAYSNSPPPSSLPIPKFSLRQKRSVSLEIPVPKSDITLQPMSKSAPSSPTRESTSPVNDFLLNNATATENLRRILHLDIIDD